The DNA sequence CATTCCGCGAGGTTAGGGCAAGAGGCTTCTTCGCACACGGAGTGCAGGCCGTTCTTACGCATCGCTGCCTTGATCCCCTGGATACGGGACGAGTCAGCCGGAAGTTTGATTTTCATCCATTCCGGTTTTCTGAGCAGAGCTTCACGCTCAGTTGCCACGTTTTTCACCGGGATAAGGGCCATTTTATCGGCGTCGCGGTATTTAACACCGCGTTCCATCACAATGGGTTTACTCATAGCGTGCGTGTTCCAGTTGCGAGTGACGAAGGAAAGCGAATCAATTCAAGTAAATGTTGCATTTATCAACTATTTTTGAATTAAACGCAGGCAGTATACCATTGATACGGGGCATAAAGCAGCCTGATGGCCGGGCAAATTGTAAAATAGTTGTTGGTTTCTGCTTTTCCCTCCCGTGCCTTATTGATTAAAAGCCTGACGAATAGCTTCAACAATCTCTTTCAATAAGGGGTCCTGTACGCTGAGCTTGTTATAGTGCAGCGTAATGTCAATTTTTTCTTCCCGTAGAGGGGAATAATCAAGCAATGTTAAAGGCCAGATCTTCTCGACCAGGGAAAACATCCCCGAGGTAATCAGTCCCAGCATGTCGCTCTCACTGACCAGCGCAGCTTGAGTTAACAAATTGTAGCTGCTGAACCCGCAGCGACGTTCGCCGAGATGCTCCTGCAGACGACGCAGGATAGTCGTATAACGTTGGCCCTCAGGCTGCAGCAGCGCGAATTCATATTGACGAAGGTTATCTGAGGTCGCCGGTACCGCCAGGGCGGGATGGTTTGCCCGACAGAAAATATGCACGCTGTCCTGAAATAGCACATGGTGCGTAATCGTTCTCCCGCTGTGGGGAAAACTATCGATCAGAAGGTCAACCTGACGCTGGTTTAACTGGCTGACGGCGTCGACGATGGCAATATTGTGCAACAAAACCTGGGGGAAAACGGTCCGCAGTTTTTTGTTGATAATCGGCATGATTAAGGCGCCAATAGCCGGAGGCGTGGCAATAGTAATCACCCGCTCACTATGCGTATTTCCGGTTAAATCCAGGGCGTTGAGAAATGCCGCCATTCCCTGACTAATATGTGTATGAAGATGGGTGGCATAGGCTGTTGGCGTTACGCCCTGGCCTTTGCGAATAAAAAGCGGGTCGGGGAAGAGAGCACGCAGTTTGTTGATTGACTGACTAATTGCCGACGGGGTGATATTAAGTACTTTGGCTGCGTTGACGATCCCTTTATGGACGTAAACCGCTTCAAAAATAGTGAGTAAATTAAGGTCTATATTGCGCAGAATGCGAAACATCTGCCGATTGTGTTGAGCGTCAAGCCGATCGGTTGGTTCTGCCTGAGAGTTATTTTCGTCCACTCTGTATTTCCGCTGGTGATGATTAACACCATTATAGCGGCGGCATTTCTTTTATTAGTGATAATAGATTGCAAATATTAAGGCTGAATTTACCGCGAGCGATACCGGTGGCGTCCCGCGCTAACGGGACGCCATGGCGCTAGCGCGATTGTATATACTCAAACGGTGGGTTGTTCAGTAAGGCCAGCAGATTAGCTACCAGCCGAGGCGAAACGGTATTCGTCTGGGCATCGGGCTGCCACTGACGCATCTGCGTCATCTCCATTCCGGCATAGCCGCATGGGTTAATCCGCTGGAAAGGAGACAGATCCATGTTGATATTCAGCGCCAGGCCATGGAATGAGCAGCCTTGGCGGATACGTAAGCCCAGAGAGCAGATTTTCCGATCGCCCACGTAGACGCCGGGCGCATCCGCGCGCGGGTGCGATTCTATAGCATATTCCGCCAGGGTATTAACGACGGTTTGCTCCAGCAGAGTGACCAGCTCACGTACGCCCAGCTTACGGCGTTTCAGGTTCAGCAGAACATACATCACCTGCTGCCCCGGTCCATGATAGGTGACCTGTCCGCCGCGATCGCTCTGGATAACCGGTATTTCGCCGGGAACCAGAACATGCTCGGCTTTTCCGGCCTGGCCCTGAGTGAACACCGGATGATGTTCAACCAGCCAGATTTCATCCAGGGTGGCGTCGTCGCGGGTGTCGGTAAATTCATGCATTGCCTGCGAGACAGGTTCGTAAGGTTGCAGGCCGAGCTGGCGGATGAGAATTTTATTGTGCTGCAAAACAACGTCTCCGCAGAGAGAGAATAACTTGTGGCAGCGAGTATATCACAGCGAGAAACAGAGAATGACCCGGCGTAGAACCGGGTCAGAGGAAGAGATTTACAGCACCATCCGTACGATTTCAATATTACCCAGCTCTTCGTACAGGGTTTCTACCTGCTCAATATGGGTGGCATTGATGGTAATAGAGACAGAGTGGTAGTTGCCTTTGCTGCTGGGTTTTACCGTCGGAGAGTAATCACCTGGTGCATGGCGCTGTACCACTTCAACCACCTGGTCAACCAGCTCCGGCAACGCCTGACCCATTACTTTGTAGGTAAATGGAGTAGGGAATTCAAGCAGTTCGTTAAGTTTGGTTTTCATGTCAGCTCCGGTGTTACAACAAAAAATAATAACTCCCACGACGTGTGGGAGTTATCAGGATAACTAGTATATGGGGATGTAAATCACACTTTCAAGTGTTCGATTTTTAACCAAACCAGTGGTGGAACATTAACTTAATGTAATCAATGATTTTACCGAAGAAATTGCCTTCCGGGATTTCCTGCAGTACCACCAGCGGACGCTGATCGATGGTTTTGCCATCCAGCTGGAAGTTAATGGTCCCCACCACCTGATTTTTCTGCAGCGGGGCGTGCAGTTCGGCATTATTCAGAACGTAGCTGGCTTTCAAATCTTTCATCCGACCGCGAGGGATTGTCAGATAAACGTCTTTATCCACGCCGAGTGATGCGCGATCGCTATCACCAAACCAGGCAGGTTCGGATGCGAACTCTTTACCGGCCTTAATCGGGTTGACGGTTTCAAAGAAGCGGAATCCCCAGGTCAGCAGCTTTTTGCTTTCAGACTCACGGCCCTTATACGTCCGGCCGCCCATCACGGCGGAGATTAAACGCATCTGGCCTTCGGTTGCCGAAGCAACGAGGTTATAGCCTGCTTTATCCGTATGGCCGGTTTTAATGCCATCGACGTTCAGGCTGTTATCCCACAGCAGGCCATTGCGGTTGAGCTGGCGGATGCCGTTGAAGGTAAACTCTTTTTCTTTGTAGATAGTGTATTCGTTCGGGACATCGCGGATCAGCGCCTGGCCGATAAGCGCCATGTCGCGGGCAGAGCTGAACTGACCGTCAGCATCCAGGCCGTGAACGGTCTGGAAGTGGGTGTTCTTCAGGCCCAGGGCATTAACGTAGTTGTTCATCAGGCTGACAAAGGCATCCTGACTGCCGGCGACATAGTCGGCCATCGCCACGCAGGCATCGTTACCCGACTGCAGGTTGATACCGCGGATCAGCTGGGAAACGGGTACCTGCATGCCTGGCTTCAGGAACATCAGCGAAGAGCCTTTAAAGACTGGGTTCCCGGTTGCCCACGCGTCGTTACCCACGGTAACCAGGTCGGACTCTTTAAATTTGCCGGCTTTCATTGCCTGACCAATGACGTAGCTGGTCATCATTTTGGTCAGACTCGCCGGATCGCGGCGGGCGTCGGCGTTATTTTCTGCCAGTACTTTGCCTGAGTTGTAATCAATAAGAACCCAGGATTCGGCGTCAATCTGCGGGGCGCCGGGGATCATCGTTTTGATATTCAGGTCATCAGCGCGGGCAGCGGAGGACAGCGCTGCCACGGAGAGCGCCGTAATGAGTAAGCGAGCGGTAAAAGAGGTCTTCATGGTCTGAACAACGGCATCCGTGATGGAGTTAAAAAAAGTGCCTTACTATAACAAATGCACTACGAACCAGCATCCGACATTGCGCACGACTTTGTTAACG is a window from the Klebsiella oxytoca genome containing:
- a CDS encoding YbeF family transcriptional regulator yields the protein MDENNSQAEPTDRLDAQHNRQMFRILRNIDLNLLTIFEAVYVHKGIVNAAKVLNITPSAISQSINKLRALFPDPLFIRKGQGVTPTAYATHLHTHISQGMAAFLNALDLTGNTHSERVITIATPPAIGALIMPIINKKLRTVFPQVLLHNIAIVDAVSQLNQRQVDLLIDSFPHSGRTITHHVLFQDSVHIFCRANHPALAVPATSDNLRQYEFALLQPEGQRYTTILRRLQEHLGERRCGFSSYNLLTQAALVSESDMLGLITSGMFSLVEKIWPLTLLDYSPLREEKIDITLHYNKLSVQDPLLKEIVEAIRQAFNQ
- the lipB gene encoding lipoyl(octanoyl) transferase LipB translates to MQHNKILIRQLGLQPYEPVSQAMHEFTDTRDDATLDEIWLVEHHPVFTQGQAGKAEHVLVPGEIPVIQSDRGGQVTYHGPGQQVMYVLLNLKRRKLGVRELVTLLEQTVVNTLAEYAIESHPRADAPGVYVGDRKICSLGLRIRQGCSFHGLALNINMDLSPFQRINPCGYAGMEMTQMRQWQPDAQTNTVSPRLVANLLALLNNPPFEYIQSR
- the ybeD gene encoding DUF493 family protein YbeD, translating into MKTKLNELLEFPTPFTYKVMGQALPELVDQVVEVVQRHAPGDYSPTVKPSSKGNYHSVSITINATHIEQVETLYEELGNIEIVRMVL
- the dacA gene encoding D-alanyl-D-alanine carboxypeptidase DacA, which gives rise to MKTSFTARLLITALSVAALSSAARADDLNIKTMIPGAPQIDAESWVLIDYNSGKVLAENNADARRDPASLTKMMTSYVIGQAMKAGKFKESDLVTVGNDAWATGNPVFKGSSLMFLKPGMQVPVSQLIRGINLQSGNDACVAMADYVAGSQDAFVSLMNNYVNALGLKNTHFQTVHGLDADGQFSSARDMALIGQALIRDVPNEYTIYKEKEFTFNGIRQLNRNGLLWDNSLNVDGIKTGHTDKAGYNLVASATEGQMRLISAVMGGRTYKGRESESKKLLTWGFRFFETVNPIKAGKEFASEPAWFGDSDRASLGVDKDVYLTIPRGRMKDLKASYVLNNAELHAPLQKNQVVGTINFQLDGKTIDQRPLVVLQEIPEGNFFGKIIDYIKLMFHHWFG